One region of Drosophila subobscura isolate 14011-0131.10 chromosome J, UCBerk_Dsub_1.0, whole genome shotgun sequence genomic DNA includes:
- the LOC117894447 gene encoding cell surface glycoprotein 1 isoform X6: MVLDIKMCRFDNVPWGFRLVGGADYDYPLTVVKVTEGSIADEAGLRVEDIIVRINDTAAMPLTHDEAHRLIMNSGSVFYFGVYREFEEEVFECPKRFPTSESSLTKSPTPTPTATPPLSLSPTPSLLRLAEAANARTPELRSELVEAPVEERRQAMSEVHSEDNREEGGDRGGRLYLPELPDRPCSALSERAEIKLVEEEIAAVLSGETEVLKEHSVLGLFPKPGVCMASDVLRSLNEEVTKTKLEKDKENRKWSTFLQRPDRPVPKSKQQLEAERRAANAYKVTIVKSAPRGSSPMPEAKPAPKEATPPAPEEVKQEEVKEEPAKEQETEEEEKEEEPLPTDSEVPNLEQLPQGEEGAQEDEDQQEKADAPKDVSDGLTEAEAPPAASDEATEPGTPAAPPSASPPPKSEEEQALERQLADVQKQLAALSTLPSTIQSTLDAVTKQLADLLPTFKLQQQPQAMPQIDEGLGEEGEEPSQAQCQPQSQSQSGSQMAAGEMEDAGNGISISGADKPLSGPCENNENRCDANDLEVAEISRSTDDNRQDQEQQQQAAAKAQPQEQELSEEQSFKKQKHNVRFQT; encoded by the exons ATGGTGCTCGATATCAAGATGTGCCGCTTCGACAATGTGCCCTGGGGCTTTCGGCTGGTGGGCGGTGCGGACTACGATTATCCCCTAACGGTGGTTAAG GTGACCGAGGGGAGCATTGCCGATGAAGCTGGACTGCGGGTGGAGGACATCATTGTGCGCATCAATGACACCGCTGCCATGCCGCTCACCCATGACGAGGCCCACCGCCTAATAATGAACAGTGGCAGCGTCTTCTACTTTGGTGTTTACCG cgAGTTCGAGGAGGAGGTGTTCGAGTGCCCCAAGCGTTTCCCCACCAGCGAGAGTTCGTTGACCAAgtcccccactcccactcccactgccactcctccCCTCTCGCTGTCTCCCACTCCGTCGCTGCTTCGGCTGGCGGAAGCCGCAAATGCTCGCACTCCGGAACTCCGGTCGGAGCTCGTGGAAGCCCCCGTGGAAGAACGTCGCCAAGCCATGTCGGAAGTGCATTCGGAAGACAATCGCGAGGAAGGAGGAGACCGAGGAGGACGCCTGTATTTGCCCGAATTACCCGATCGTCCGTGCTCGGCGCTGTCAGAGCGGGCGGAAATTAAGCTCGTGGAGGAGGAAATTGCCGCCGTGCTGTCCGGCGAGACGGAGGTGCTCAAGGAGCACAGTGTCCTGGG GCTCTTCCCCAAGCCGGGCGTCTGCATGGCCAGCGATGTGCTGCGCTCCCTCAACGAGGAGGTGACCAAAACGAAGCTGGAGAAGGACAAGGAGAACCGCAAGTGGTCCACGTTCCTGCAGCGCCCCGATCGCCCCGTGCCcaagagcaagcagcagctggaggcggagCGGCGAGCGGCCAATGCCTACAAGGTGACGATTGTCAAGTCTGCGCCACGCGGCAGCTCTCCCATG CCGGAAGCGAAGCCGGCGCCAAAGGAAGCAACGCCGCCAGCGCCAGAGGAAgtcaagcaggaggaggtgaAGGAGGAGCCAGCCAAAGAGCAGgaaacggaggaggaggagaaggaggaggagccgctgCCCACGGACAGCGAGGTGCCGAATttggagcagctgccgcaAGGGGAGGAAGGGGCTCAGGAGGATGAGGACCAACAGGAGAAGGCCGATGCCCCAAAGGACGTGTCCGACGGCCTAACCGAAGCGGAAGCACCGCCTGCGGCCAGCGACGAGGCCACTGAGCCCGGCACCCCTGCTGCACCCCCCTCTGCATCTCCGCCACCCAAAAGCGAGGAGGAACAGGCGCTGGAGCGGCAGCTGGCCGATGTGCAAAAGCAGCTCGCTGCCCTCTCCACTCTGCCCTCGACCATACAGTCCACGCTGGACGCGGTGACCAAGCAGCTGGCCGACCTGCTGCCCACATTCAAGctccagcaacagccgcaggcCATGCCACAAATCGACGAAGGCCTGGGCGAGGAGGGAGAGGAGCCCAGCCAGGCGCAGtgccagccccagtcccagtcccagtccggATCCCAAATGGCCGCTGGCGAAATGGAGGATGcag GCAACGGCATATCCATATCTGGGGCCGACAAGCCACTGTCGGGGCCATGTGAAAATAATGAGAATAGATGCGATGCCAACGACCTGGAAGTGGCGGAAATTTCGCGCTCAACTGACGACAATCGCCAggatcaggagcagcagcagcaggcagctgcaaaagctcagccacaggagcaggagctcaGCGAGGAGCAGAGCTTCAAGAAGCAGAAG CATAATGTGCGCTTCCAAACGTAG
- the LOC117894447 gene encoding nucleolar protein dao-5 isoform X5 produces MVLDIKMCRFDNVPWGFRLVGGADYDYPLTVVKVTEGSIADEAGLRVEDIIVRINDTAAMPLTHDEAHRLIMNSGSVFYFGVYREFEEEVFECPKRFPTSESSLTKSPTPTPTATPPLSLSPTPSLLRLAEAANARTPELRSELVEAPVEERRQAMSEVHSEDNREEGGDRGGRLYLPELPDRPCSALSERAEIKLVEEEIAAVLSGETEVLKEHSVLGVNFYRLFPKPGVCMASDVLRSLNEEVTKTKLEKDKENRKWSTFLQRPDRPVPKSKQQLEAERRAANAYKVTIVKSAPRGSSPMPEAKPAPKEATPPAPEEVKQEEVKEEPAKEQETEEEEKEEEPLPTDSEVPNLEQLPQGEEGAQEDEDQQEKADAPKDVSDGLTEAEAPPAASDEATEPGTPAAPPSASPPPKSEEEQALERQLADVQKQLAALSTLPSTIQSTLDAVTKQLADLLPTFKLQQQPQAMPQIDEGLGEEGEEPSQAQCQPQSQSQSGSQMAAGEMEDAGNGISISGADKPLSGPCENNENRCDANDLEVAEISRSTDDNRQDQEQQQQAAAKAQPQEQELSEEQSFKKQKHNVRFQT; encoded by the exons ATGGTGCTCGATATCAAGATGTGCCGCTTCGACAATGTGCCCTGGGGCTTTCGGCTGGTGGGCGGTGCGGACTACGATTATCCCCTAACGGTGGTTAAG GTGACCGAGGGGAGCATTGCCGATGAAGCTGGACTGCGGGTGGAGGACATCATTGTGCGCATCAATGACACCGCTGCCATGCCGCTCACCCATGACGAGGCCCACCGCCTAATAATGAACAGTGGCAGCGTCTTCTACTTTGGTGTTTACCG cgAGTTCGAGGAGGAGGTGTTCGAGTGCCCCAAGCGTTTCCCCACCAGCGAGAGTTCGTTGACCAAgtcccccactcccactcccactgccactcctccCCTCTCGCTGTCTCCCACTCCGTCGCTGCTTCGGCTGGCGGAAGCCGCAAATGCTCGCACTCCGGAACTCCGGTCGGAGCTCGTGGAAGCCCCCGTGGAAGAACGTCGCCAAGCCATGTCGGAAGTGCATTCGGAAGACAATCGCGAGGAAGGAGGAGACCGAGGAGGACGCCTGTATTTGCCCGAATTACCCGATCGTCCGTGCTCGGCGCTGTCAGAGCGGGCGGAAATTAAGCTCGTGGAGGAGGAAATTGCCGCCGTGCTGTCCGGCGAGACGGAGGTGCTCAAGGAGCACAGTGTCCTGGG CGTCAATTTCTACAGGCTCTTCCCCAAGCCGGGCGTCTGCATGGCCAGCGATGTGCTGCGCTCCCTCAACGAGGAGGTGACCAAAACGAAGCTGGAGAAGGACAAGGAGAACCGCAAGTGGTCCACGTTCCTGCAGCGCCCCGATCGCCCCGTGCCcaagagcaagcagcagctggaggcggagCGGCGAGCGGCCAATGCCTACAAGGTGACGATTGTCAAGTCTGCGCCACGCGGCAGCTCTCCCATG CCGGAAGCGAAGCCGGCGCCAAAGGAAGCAACGCCGCCAGCGCCAGAGGAAgtcaagcaggaggaggtgaAGGAGGAGCCAGCCAAAGAGCAGgaaacggaggaggaggagaaggaggaggagccgctgCCCACGGACAGCGAGGTGCCGAATttggagcagctgccgcaAGGGGAGGAAGGGGCTCAGGAGGATGAGGACCAACAGGAGAAGGCCGATGCCCCAAAGGACGTGTCCGACGGCCTAACCGAAGCGGAAGCACCGCCTGCGGCCAGCGACGAGGCCACTGAGCCCGGCACCCCTGCTGCACCCCCCTCTGCATCTCCGCCACCCAAAAGCGAGGAGGAACAGGCGCTGGAGCGGCAGCTGGCCGATGTGCAAAAGCAGCTCGCTGCCCTCTCCACTCTGCCCTCGACCATACAGTCCACGCTGGACGCGGTGACCAAGCAGCTGGCCGACCTGCTGCCCACATTCAAGctccagcaacagccgcaggcCATGCCACAAATCGACGAAGGCCTGGGCGAGGAGGGAGAGGAGCCCAGCCAGGCGCAGtgccagccccagtcccagtcccagtccggATCCCAAATGGCCGCTGGCGAAATGGAGGATGcag GCAACGGCATATCCATATCTGGGGCCGACAAGCCACTGTCGGGGCCATGTGAAAATAATGAGAATAGATGCGATGCCAACGACCTGGAAGTGGCGGAAATTTCGCGCTCAACTGACGACAATCGCCAggatcaggagcagcagcagcaggcagctgcaaaagctcagccacaggagcaggagctcaGCGAGGAGCAGAGCTTCAAGAAGCAGAAG CATAATGTGCGCTTCCAAACGTAG
- the LOC117894447 gene encoding nucleolar protein dao-5 isoform X1 has translation MVLDIKMCRFDNVPWGFRLVGGADYDYPLTVVKVTEGSIADEAGLRVEDIIVRINDTAAMPLTHDEAHRLIMNSGSVFYFGVYREFEEEVFECPKRFPTSESSLTKSPTPTPTATPPLSLSPTPSLLRLAEAANARTPELRSELVEAPVEERRQAMSEVHSEDNREEGGDRGGRLYLPELPDRPCSALSERAEIKLVEEEIAAVLSGETEVLKEHSVLGVNFYRLFPKPGVCMASDVLRSLNEEVTKTKLEKDKENRKWSTFLQRPDRPVPKSKQQLEAERRAANAYKVTIVKSAPRGSSPMPEAKPAPKEATPPAPEEVKQEEVKEEPAKEQETEEEEKEEEPLPTDSEVPNLEQLPQGEEGAQEDEDQQEKADAPKDVSDGLTEAEAPPAASDEATEPGTPAAPPSASPPPKSEEEQALERQLADVQKQLAALSTLPSTIQSTLDAVTKQLADLLPTFKLQQQPQAMPQIDEGLGEEGEEPSQAQCQPQSQSQSGSQMAAGEMEDAGNGISISGADKPLSGPCENNENRCDANDLEVAEISRSTDDNRQDQEQQQQAAAKAQPQEQELSEEQSFKKQKKHDVIEELEEHLVRKNNPRRSKRAFGPLVPSSERPLVLPGGRRWYRPKDAYNDEFIAETLSAQAELITGSTLGCPYESPLLGYDARVNFMKYQKPERKIDLNRSEVYKYLNPHLDRAPVRGIEVRAPLVAAESDIRQAVQS, from the exons ATGGTGCTCGATATCAAGATGTGCCGCTTCGACAATGTGCCCTGGGGCTTTCGGCTGGTGGGCGGTGCGGACTACGATTATCCCCTAACGGTGGTTAAG GTGACCGAGGGGAGCATTGCCGATGAAGCTGGACTGCGGGTGGAGGACATCATTGTGCGCATCAATGACACCGCTGCCATGCCGCTCACCCATGACGAGGCCCACCGCCTAATAATGAACAGTGGCAGCGTCTTCTACTTTGGTGTTTACCG cgAGTTCGAGGAGGAGGTGTTCGAGTGCCCCAAGCGTTTCCCCACCAGCGAGAGTTCGTTGACCAAgtcccccactcccactcccactgccactcctccCCTCTCGCTGTCTCCCACTCCGTCGCTGCTTCGGCTGGCGGAAGCCGCAAATGCTCGCACTCCGGAACTCCGGTCGGAGCTCGTGGAAGCCCCCGTGGAAGAACGTCGCCAAGCCATGTCGGAAGTGCATTCGGAAGACAATCGCGAGGAAGGAGGAGACCGAGGAGGACGCCTGTATTTGCCCGAATTACCCGATCGTCCGTGCTCGGCGCTGTCAGAGCGGGCGGAAATTAAGCTCGTGGAGGAGGAAATTGCCGCCGTGCTGTCCGGCGAGACGGAGGTGCTCAAGGAGCACAGTGTCCTGGG CGTCAATTTCTACAGGCTCTTCCCCAAGCCGGGCGTCTGCATGGCCAGCGATGTGCTGCGCTCCCTCAACGAGGAGGTGACCAAAACGAAGCTGGAGAAGGACAAGGAGAACCGCAAGTGGTCCACGTTCCTGCAGCGCCCCGATCGCCCCGTGCCcaagagcaagcagcagctggaggcggagCGGCGAGCGGCCAATGCCTACAAGGTGACGATTGTCAAGTCTGCGCCACGCGGCAGCTCTCCCATG CCGGAAGCGAAGCCGGCGCCAAAGGAAGCAACGCCGCCAGCGCCAGAGGAAgtcaagcaggaggaggtgaAGGAGGAGCCAGCCAAAGAGCAGgaaacggaggaggaggagaaggaggaggagccgctgCCCACGGACAGCGAGGTGCCGAATttggagcagctgccgcaAGGGGAGGAAGGGGCTCAGGAGGATGAGGACCAACAGGAGAAGGCCGATGCCCCAAAGGACGTGTCCGACGGCCTAACCGAAGCGGAAGCACCGCCTGCGGCCAGCGACGAGGCCACTGAGCCCGGCACCCCTGCTGCACCCCCCTCTGCATCTCCGCCACCCAAAAGCGAGGAGGAACAGGCGCTGGAGCGGCAGCTGGCCGATGTGCAAAAGCAGCTCGCTGCCCTCTCCACTCTGCCCTCGACCATACAGTCCACGCTGGACGCGGTGACCAAGCAGCTGGCCGACCTGCTGCCCACATTCAAGctccagcaacagccgcaggcCATGCCACAAATCGACGAAGGCCTGGGCGAGGAGGGAGAGGAGCCCAGCCAGGCGCAGtgccagccccagtcccagtcccagtccggATCCCAAATGGCCGCTGGCGAAATGGAGGATGcag GCAACGGCATATCCATATCTGGGGCCGACAAGCCACTGTCGGGGCCATGTGAAAATAATGAGAATAGATGCGATGCCAACGACCTGGAAGTGGCGGAAATTTCGCGCTCAACTGACGACAATCGCCAggatcaggagcagcagcagcaggcagctgcaaaagctcagccacaggagcaggagctcaGCGAGGAGCAGAGCTTCAAGAAGCAGAAG AAACACGATGTCAttgaggagctggaggagcattTGGTGCGCAAAAACAATCCTCGCCGTTCGAAGCGTGCCTTTGGGCCACTGGTGCCATCATCGGAGCGGCCATTGGTGCTGCCGGGCGGCCGACGCTGGTATCGGCCCAAGGATGCCTACAACGATGAATTCATAGCCGAGACACTGAGCGCCCAGGCGGAACTCATCACGGGCAGCACTCTCGG CTGTCCCTACGAGAGTCCACTGCTGGGCTATGACGCCAG GGTCAACTTCATGAAGTACCAAAAACCGGAGCGCAAAATCGATCTGAATCGCAGCGAGGTATACAAATATCTCAATCCTCATTTGGATCGTGCGCCCGTGCGGGGCATCGAGGTGCGTGCACCACTGGTGGCCGCCGAGTCCGACATACGTCAGGCCGTGCAGTCATAg
- the LOC117894447 gene encoding DNA ligase 1 isoform X4: protein MVLDIKMCRFDNVPWGFRLVGGADYDYPLTVVKVTEGSIADEAGLRVEDIIVRINDTAAMPLTHDEAHRLIMNSGSVFYFGVYREFEEEVFECPKRFPTSESSLTKSPTPTPTATPPLSLSPTPSLLRLAEAANARTPELRSELVEAPVEERRQAMSEVHSEDNREEGGDRGGRLYLPELPDRPCSALSERAEIKLVEEEIAAVLSGETEVLKEHSVLGLFPKPGVCMASDVLRSLNEEVTKTKLEKDKENRKWSTFLQRPDRPVPKSKQQLEAERRAANAYKVTIVKSAPRGSSPMPEAKPAPKEATPPAPEEVKQEEVKEEPAKEQETEEEEKEEEPLPTDSEVPNLEQLPQGEEGAQEDEDQQEKADAPKDVSDGLTEAEAPPAASDEATEPGTPAAPPSASPPPKSEEEQALERQLADVQKQLAALSTLPSTIQSTLDAVTKQLADLLPTFKLQQQPQAMPQIDEGLGEEGEEPSQAQCQPQSQSQSGSQMAAGEMEDAGNGISISGADKPLSGPCENNENRCDANDLEVAEISRSTDDNRQDQEQQQQAAAKAQPQEQELSEEQSFKKQKKHDVIEELEEHLVRKNNPRRSKRAFGPLVPSSERPLVLPGGRRWYRPKDAYNDEFIAETLSAQAELITGSTLGVNFMKYQKPERKIDLNRSEVYKYLNPHLDRAPVRGIEVRAPLVAAESDIRQAVQS, encoded by the exons ATGGTGCTCGATATCAAGATGTGCCGCTTCGACAATGTGCCCTGGGGCTTTCGGCTGGTGGGCGGTGCGGACTACGATTATCCCCTAACGGTGGTTAAG GTGACCGAGGGGAGCATTGCCGATGAAGCTGGACTGCGGGTGGAGGACATCATTGTGCGCATCAATGACACCGCTGCCATGCCGCTCACCCATGACGAGGCCCACCGCCTAATAATGAACAGTGGCAGCGTCTTCTACTTTGGTGTTTACCG cgAGTTCGAGGAGGAGGTGTTCGAGTGCCCCAAGCGTTTCCCCACCAGCGAGAGTTCGTTGACCAAgtcccccactcccactcccactgccactcctccCCTCTCGCTGTCTCCCACTCCGTCGCTGCTTCGGCTGGCGGAAGCCGCAAATGCTCGCACTCCGGAACTCCGGTCGGAGCTCGTGGAAGCCCCCGTGGAAGAACGTCGCCAAGCCATGTCGGAAGTGCATTCGGAAGACAATCGCGAGGAAGGAGGAGACCGAGGAGGACGCCTGTATTTGCCCGAATTACCCGATCGTCCGTGCTCGGCGCTGTCAGAGCGGGCGGAAATTAAGCTCGTGGAGGAGGAAATTGCCGCCGTGCTGTCCGGCGAGACGGAGGTGCTCAAGGAGCACAGTGTCCTGGG GCTCTTCCCCAAGCCGGGCGTCTGCATGGCCAGCGATGTGCTGCGCTCCCTCAACGAGGAGGTGACCAAAACGAAGCTGGAGAAGGACAAGGAGAACCGCAAGTGGTCCACGTTCCTGCAGCGCCCCGATCGCCCCGTGCCcaagagcaagcagcagctggaggcggagCGGCGAGCGGCCAATGCCTACAAGGTGACGATTGTCAAGTCTGCGCCACGCGGCAGCTCTCCCATG CCGGAAGCGAAGCCGGCGCCAAAGGAAGCAACGCCGCCAGCGCCAGAGGAAgtcaagcaggaggaggtgaAGGAGGAGCCAGCCAAAGAGCAGgaaacggaggaggaggagaaggaggaggagccgctgCCCACGGACAGCGAGGTGCCGAATttggagcagctgccgcaAGGGGAGGAAGGGGCTCAGGAGGATGAGGACCAACAGGAGAAGGCCGATGCCCCAAAGGACGTGTCCGACGGCCTAACCGAAGCGGAAGCACCGCCTGCGGCCAGCGACGAGGCCACTGAGCCCGGCACCCCTGCTGCACCCCCCTCTGCATCTCCGCCACCCAAAAGCGAGGAGGAACAGGCGCTGGAGCGGCAGCTGGCCGATGTGCAAAAGCAGCTCGCTGCCCTCTCCACTCTGCCCTCGACCATACAGTCCACGCTGGACGCGGTGACCAAGCAGCTGGCCGACCTGCTGCCCACATTCAAGctccagcaacagccgcaggcCATGCCACAAATCGACGAAGGCCTGGGCGAGGAGGGAGAGGAGCCCAGCCAGGCGCAGtgccagccccagtcccagtcccagtccggATCCCAAATGGCCGCTGGCGAAATGGAGGATGcag GCAACGGCATATCCATATCTGGGGCCGACAAGCCACTGTCGGGGCCATGTGAAAATAATGAGAATAGATGCGATGCCAACGACCTGGAAGTGGCGGAAATTTCGCGCTCAACTGACGACAATCGCCAggatcaggagcagcagcagcaggcagctgcaaaagctcagccacaggagcaggagctcaGCGAGGAGCAGAGCTTCAAGAAGCAGAAG AAACACGATGTCAttgaggagctggaggagcattTGGTGCGCAAAAACAATCCTCGCCGTTCGAAGCGTGCCTTTGGGCCACTGGTGCCATCATCGGAGCGGCCATTGGTGCTGCCGGGCGGCCGACGCTGGTATCGGCCCAAGGATGCCTACAACGATGAATTCATAGCCGAGACACTGAGCGCCCAGGCGGAACTCATCACGGGCAGCACTCTCGG GGTCAACTTCATGAAGTACCAAAAACCGGAGCGCAAAATCGATCTGAATCGCAGCGAGGTATACAAATATCTCAATCCTCATTTGGATCGTGCGCCCGTGCGGGGCATCGAGGTGCGTGCACCACTGGTGGCCGCCGAGTCCGACATACGTCAGGCCGTGCAGTCATAg
- the LOC117894447 gene encoding nucleolar protein dao-5 isoform X2, whose translation MVLDIKMCRFDNVPWGFRLVGGADYDYPLTVVKVTEGSIADEAGLRVEDIIVRINDTAAMPLTHDEAHRLIMNSGSVFYFGVYREFEEEVFECPKRFPTSESSLTKSPTPTPTATPPLSLSPTPSLLRLAEAANARTPELRSELVEAPVEERRQAMSEVHSEDNREEGGDRGGRLYLPELPDRPCSALSERAEIKLVEEEIAAVLSGETEVLKEHSVLGLFPKPGVCMASDVLRSLNEEVTKTKLEKDKENRKWSTFLQRPDRPVPKSKQQLEAERRAANAYKVTIVKSAPRGSSPMPEAKPAPKEATPPAPEEVKQEEVKEEPAKEQETEEEEKEEEPLPTDSEVPNLEQLPQGEEGAQEDEDQQEKADAPKDVSDGLTEAEAPPAASDEATEPGTPAAPPSASPPPKSEEEQALERQLADVQKQLAALSTLPSTIQSTLDAVTKQLADLLPTFKLQQQPQAMPQIDEGLGEEGEEPSQAQCQPQSQSQSGSQMAAGEMEDAGNGISISGADKPLSGPCENNENRCDANDLEVAEISRSTDDNRQDQEQQQQAAAKAQPQEQELSEEQSFKKQKKHDVIEELEEHLVRKNNPRRSKRAFGPLVPSSERPLVLPGGRRWYRPKDAYNDEFIAETLSAQAELITGSTLGCPYESPLLGYDARVNFMKYQKPERKIDLNRSEVYKYLNPHLDRAPVRGIEVRAPLVAAESDIRQAVQS comes from the exons ATGGTGCTCGATATCAAGATGTGCCGCTTCGACAATGTGCCCTGGGGCTTTCGGCTGGTGGGCGGTGCGGACTACGATTATCCCCTAACGGTGGTTAAG GTGACCGAGGGGAGCATTGCCGATGAAGCTGGACTGCGGGTGGAGGACATCATTGTGCGCATCAATGACACCGCTGCCATGCCGCTCACCCATGACGAGGCCCACCGCCTAATAATGAACAGTGGCAGCGTCTTCTACTTTGGTGTTTACCG cgAGTTCGAGGAGGAGGTGTTCGAGTGCCCCAAGCGTTTCCCCACCAGCGAGAGTTCGTTGACCAAgtcccccactcccactcccactgccactcctccCCTCTCGCTGTCTCCCACTCCGTCGCTGCTTCGGCTGGCGGAAGCCGCAAATGCTCGCACTCCGGAACTCCGGTCGGAGCTCGTGGAAGCCCCCGTGGAAGAACGTCGCCAAGCCATGTCGGAAGTGCATTCGGAAGACAATCGCGAGGAAGGAGGAGACCGAGGAGGACGCCTGTATTTGCCCGAATTACCCGATCGTCCGTGCTCGGCGCTGTCAGAGCGGGCGGAAATTAAGCTCGTGGAGGAGGAAATTGCCGCCGTGCTGTCCGGCGAGACGGAGGTGCTCAAGGAGCACAGTGTCCTGGG GCTCTTCCCCAAGCCGGGCGTCTGCATGGCCAGCGATGTGCTGCGCTCCCTCAACGAGGAGGTGACCAAAACGAAGCTGGAGAAGGACAAGGAGAACCGCAAGTGGTCCACGTTCCTGCAGCGCCCCGATCGCCCCGTGCCcaagagcaagcagcagctggaggcggagCGGCGAGCGGCCAATGCCTACAAGGTGACGATTGTCAAGTCTGCGCCACGCGGCAGCTCTCCCATG CCGGAAGCGAAGCCGGCGCCAAAGGAAGCAACGCCGCCAGCGCCAGAGGAAgtcaagcaggaggaggtgaAGGAGGAGCCAGCCAAAGAGCAGgaaacggaggaggaggagaaggaggaggagccgctgCCCACGGACAGCGAGGTGCCGAATttggagcagctgccgcaAGGGGAGGAAGGGGCTCAGGAGGATGAGGACCAACAGGAGAAGGCCGATGCCCCAAAGGACGTGTCCGACGGCCTAACCGAAGCGGAAGCACCGCCTGCGGCCAGCGACGAGGCCACTGAGCCCGGCACCCCTGCTGCACCCCCCTCTGCATCTCCGCCACCCAAAAGCGAGGAGGAACAGGCGCTGGAGCGGCAGCTGGCCGATGTGCAAAAGCAGCTCGCTGCCCTCTCCACTCTGCCCTCGACCATACAGTCCACGCTGGACGCGGTGACCAAGCAGCTGGCCGACCTGCTGCCCACATTCAAGctccagcaacagccgcaggcCATGCCACAAATCGACGAAGGCCTGGGCGAGGAGGGAGAGGAGCCCAGCCAGGCGCAGtgccagccccagtcccagtcccagtccggATCCCAAATGGCCGCTGGCGAAATGGAGGATGcag GCAACGGCATATCCATATCTGGGGCCGACAAGCCACTGTCGGGGCCATGTGAAAATAATGAGAATAGATGCGATGCCAACGACCTGGAAGTGGCGGAAATTTCGCGCTCAACTGACGACAATCGCCAggatcaggagcagcagcagcaggcagctgcaaaagctcagccacaggagcaggagctcaGCGAGGAGCAGAGCTTCAAGAAGCAGAAG AAACACGATGTCAttgaggagctggaggagcattTGGTGCGCAAAAACAATCCTCGCCGTTCGAAGCGTGCCTTTGGGCCACTGGTGCCATCATCGGAGCGGCCATTGGTGCTGCCGGGCGGCCGACGCTGGTATCGGCCCAAGGATGCCTACAACGATGAATTCATAGCCGAGACACTGAGCGCCCAGGCGGAACTCATCACGGGCAGCACTCTCGG CTGTCCCTACGAGAGTCCACTGCTGGGCTATGACGCCAG GGTCAACTTCATGAAGTACCAAAAACCGGAGCGCAAAATCGATCTGAATCGCAGCGAGGTATACAAATATCTCAATCCTCATTTGGATCGTGCGCCCGTGCGGGGCATCGAGGTGCGTGCACCACTGGTGGCCGCCGAGTCCGACATACGTCAGGCCGTGCAGTCATAg